The genome window GACTCAATCAAATAAAAGTCAAAAACAATCTAATTCTTCCCCAACGGGAAAATCTACCGAGATAAATAAAGCGGAAAATAAATATTCGTCGCTCAGATTACAGGCCAACGTCGAAAATGCCCGTCTTAAAATGAACGGACAGGTCTTGGGATTGGGAAACCTTACTTATAAAAAACTTCGTGTGGGCAAGCACACGGCCGAAGTCAGCAAAAAAGGATATAAAAGCTGGAAAGGTGCTGTCAGGTTACAAAGCGGCGAAACATATGTTTTAAAGGCCAATCTCGAAAAGATTGAGTTGATCCAGAAAGAAACCGCCCCGGAACCGCCGCCTCAGAAAACCGCTAATGATTTTTATGAAATGGGCAATTCAAATCTGGCCAACGGTAATATACAAGATGCGATTGGCAATCTGACAGAAGCAATAAATTTAAAGCCCTCAATGGCCGATGCCTATAAGCTGCGGGCCGATGCCTATCTGAGTAATAATCAATCCGCAAAAGCAGAAATTGATTATGTGCGAGCGGGGGAAATCTATGCGAGCCAAAAGCGTGAGAGCGCGGCCGTGAATATGTTTGAAAAGGCTCTTGATATTAATGATAAATCAATCCCGGCGCATCTCAATATGGCTTCATATTATAAACGCAAGAATAATATCGAAGAAGCGCTTCGATTGTACAAACAAGTCTTAAGAAAAGATAAAAACAATTTTACCGCAAATTTTGAAATGGGCAAAATATACTTCTCAATGGGTAAAAACCGGGATGCCGATAAAAAACTTCGTAAAGCTAAAGACCTGTCGCGGCGTTCCGCTGAAGTTTATCACTATCTGATGCTCAATTATTTTGCTCGCGATGATTTCAAAAAAGTTAAAGACTCATACGCCGATTTCAAGAAGAATGTATCCGAGAATGAGATTAAATCTTTCAAGAATAATTCCAAATTTGACGCTATTCACAGAATTGTTGGAGAATATGTCAGACCATAAATCTTGATTTATACTTATAAATAAAAAACCCATCATTACCGATTAATGATGGGTTTTTAATTTTGCGATTTAACTATCGATTAATAATCCGGAATCACTATTAAATGATTACGATTTTCAATTATTGTCTATCCAATAGTCAGCCGTATAACGATCCGCAACCAGTTCACCAACTTCTTTGGCCTCTTCCATCGTCTCATATACCCCGATACGTAAACGATAATACGTGATTCCATCAATATTAGCGCTTACGACAAACGCCGGATAATCGCGGCCGATATATTTATCAGCCATCATTTGAGCGAATTCATAAGTAGAATAACTGCCGACTTGAACGACAAAGCCGGATAAACTTGAATAATCCGGAGCAGAACTCGGCTCTTCAGGCGCTTCGCTCGTCTCCGCGGCGGTTACTTCGGCAAGGGTGTCGATTTCCTCACCCGCACCGGTTCCTTCCAGGGAATCCATTACGGCCCCCGCGTCGTCCTGAGCTGCCTCCTGACTAAGGGCGTCAACTTCTTCCTGATTCTTATTGCATCCGATCAGGACCAGTCCGCTACAGAGAACCACAATAATTATATAGCGTGCCATGGCACCTCCTTATCTTCATCCTTGACTATTGACAGTGTAGAAGCAAAAAAAACTTTTGTCAAGCATATAACAATCCGCAAAAAAAACATTGAACTCACTCTTTAATTTGTATAATAATATGTCGGAAGAATGTGAAAGGAACTCAAGTAGATGAAATTTCCAAATAGAATATCAGATTTGGTCGGCAACACGCCATTAATTGAATTGCCGTTTTATGATAAACAAAATCCGGGACCGAAAATACTCGCCAAACTGGAATATATGAATCCCGGAGGTTCCGTTAAGGACCGTCTTGCGAAATTCATTATTGAGGAAGCTCTCAAAGAAGGTCGCTTGAAAAAGGGTGATACCATAATTGACAATACCTCTGGAAACACCGGGGTGGGTGTCGCCATGATAGCGGCCGCCTATGGTCTGAAGGCAGTCTTTACCACGCCGGAAAAAACGAGTCAGGAAAAAGTAGATCTCATCAAGGCTCTGGGCGCTGAGGTTATTCGCACTCCTACCGATGCCGCCTGGGATGATCCGCGGAGTTGCTATCAACTGGCTCGCAGCCTGGCCCGGGAAAAAGGTTACTTTCTATTTAATCAATATGACAATCCGGACAATATCAGGACTCATTATTACAGTACCGGTCCCGAAATCTGGAAACAAACAGACGGGAAAATCACGCATTTTATCGGAGGGATTGGTACCGGAGGAACCGTCTCCGGCGTCGGGCGATATCTCAAAGAGCAAAATAGCGATGTAAAGATTATTGCTGTTGATCCTGCCGGCTCCATGTTTGCCGATTATATTAAAACCGGCAAAATACATGATTCACAAACCTATTTAGTAGAGGGAATCGGATCGGAAAAAGTAACCAAAGCTCTTGACCCAAATGTTATTGACGATGTAATTTCGGTCACTGATGAGCAATCGTTTTCCATAGCCCGTATGATAACCAGACGATTTGGTGTTTTGGCCGGAGGATCTTCCGGAACTGCAACTTATGCCGCCCTGGAAATTGCCAAAGACTTAACTCCCGACGATTTAATTGTAGTTATCTTTGCCGATTCGGCGATTCGGTATCTTTCGAAGTGCTTCTCCGACGAATGGATGCTCAGTCATGGTTTTTCAATTGAGGAGACAACAGCAACATGAAGATAATAACCCTGATTGCTCTTTTAGGGCTTTTTCTGATTTCCATGGGAATCGCTGACGATAATATAGATACCAATGACTTTCCCCTGTTACCCTCGGAATTTGTTTGGGTATATGGATTTATACCTCAAGACGCCCAGGTTAGCCACCATTATACATTATTGAATCATCACAAAGACACAATAACAATAACTGAGTTGATCCCCGGTTGCGATTGCACTCATGTCCCCCGTGCTCCCATTACGATACCGCCGGGGGAAATTTATACTTTGCCGGTAAAATTCGACTCCAAAACTTATAGAGGTGAAGTTCAACAAGATGTTCGCATTGTAACCGATTATGAACCATATCCTGAAATTCACGTATATTTTGCCTTAATTATAGGACGCTCTCCGAAAACAGTGAAAATCGATCCAATATCAACCGTTTTCATCATGGGTAAAAAATCCCAAAAGTTTTCTTTGCAGAATCTAATTAATGAGAAAGCGTCCGTGAGTATAAAAATCGATCACGATTCCGGTTTCGTCGTCTCTGAATCCAATTTTGAGCTAAAAGGTAACAGTACAGTCGAATTTGAGATTTCTCCGGTGTGGGAAAATTTACCTTATGGGCCACATTATGCCGCTATCGTCATTGAATTAGAGCGCAAGGAAAAATTCCAGCTTACAATCCCGGTTAAAACCAACAAATTCTAATGTATTATATCCGTCTTTTAACGAATATTTCCTGATTTTTTCCCGTATTTTTTAAAAATTTGAAAGATTTTCACATTTAAAGTAACTCTTATGATAAAAAAAGGGCATAGAAATTAAAATTATTTTAAACATTTTGCGGATAAATTCGTCATAGTCCAAGATAAGTTTTAAGAATTATTAAATGAGGGTGACATTCTGCTGTCCCTGGGTAGTTTCCTAGCCCCCTCTACCCGACCGGAGTGCGCCCTCTTTTTTTATGTTCCGTAATATGTAAAGCGGCTGAAATTCGTAATTTTGGCAAATAAGAAATTATTTTATTGCATCTGGACAATTCTCGATTATATTTGAGATAGAATTTGCCAGAGCATGAAAAAAATTGCCCGAATACCGCCCAAAAAATAATGCCTCATTGTCCGGTCCAAACAGGAGTAACTCGAATTCTATATTTTTGGGGAAGAAGGTAAGTACTTAAGAAATCGACAAATTAACATTTAGGCTCAGAAAGATAAATAAAATGATTCTCAATTATCGACTCTTTGAAAAATTTACCCGAAATTGCCTGGCGTGCAT of Candidatus Zixiibacteriota bacterium contains these proteins:
- a CDS encoding SPOR domain-containing protein, with the translated sequence MARYIIIVVLCSGLVLIGCNKNQEEVDALSQEAAQDDAGAVMDSLEGTGAGEEIDTLAEVTAAETSEAPEEPSSAPDYSSLSGFVVQVGSYSTYEFAQMMADKYIGRDYPAFVVSANIDGITYYRLRIGVYETMEEAKEVGELVADRYTADYWIDNN
- a CDS encoding cysteine synthase family protein — protein: MKFPNRISDLVGNTPLIELPFYDKQNPGPKILAKLEYMNPGGSVKDRLAKFIIEEALKEGRLKKGDTIIDNTSGNTGVGVAMIAAAYGLKAVFTTPEKTSQEKVDLIKALGAEVIRTPTDAAWDDPRSCYQLARSLAREKGYFLFNQYDNPDNIRTHYYSTGPEIWKQTDGKITHFIGGIGTGGTVSGVGRYLKEQNSDVKIIAVDPAGSMFADYIKTGKIHDSQTYLVEGIGSEKVTKALDPNVIDDVISVTDEQSFSIARMITRRFGVLAGGSSGTATYAALEIAKDLTPDDLIVVIFADSAIRYLSKCFSDEWMLSHGFSIEETTAT
- a CDS encoding DUF1573 domain-containing protein gives rise to the protein MKIITLIALLGLFLISMGIADDNIDTNDFPLLPSEFVWVYGFIPQDAQVSHHYTLLNHHKDTITITELIPGCDCTHVPRAPITIPPGEIYTLPVKFDSKTYRGEVQQDVRIVTDYEPYPEIHVYFALIIGRSPKTVKIDPISTVFIMGKKSQKFSLQNLINEKASVSIKIDHDSGFVVSESNFELKGNSTVEFEISPVWENLPYGPHYAAIVIELERKEKFQLTIPVKTNKF